The Pedobacter mucosus genome window below encodes:
- a CDS encoding Ku protein, whose product MRSIWKGSIGFGLVNIPVKLFSGVQNSNLDFDMLDERDHGKIKFLRVNENNHKEVPYEKIVKGYFLKDKYVILDKHDFEEASPEKTKIIELENFVDIKEINPIYYETSYYTEPEKQGKKAYALLLKALEKSAKAGVGRFVLRNTENLCVIHPMDGVIVITKIRFQQEIRVMDEITKVDDVNISKKEMDVGLALIKQYSSKFDLSAFKDDYSDELLKIIKAKAKGKRATVKKMKPVKASSDDLYEQLMQSLGSKKGA is encoded by the coding sequence ATGAGATCAATATGGAAAGGTTCAATTGGGTTTGGTTTAGTTAATATTCCTGTGAAACTTTTTTCTGGCGTTCAAAATAGTAATCTTGATTTTGATATGCTTGATGAACGTGACCATGGGAAAATCAAATTTCTTCGTGTAAATGAGAATAATCATAAAGAAGTTCCATATGAGAAAATTGTTAAAGGTTATTTTTTAAAGGATAAGTATGTTATTTTAGACAAGCACGATTTCGAAGAAGCATCACCAGAAAAAACTAAAATTATCGAGTTGGAAAACTTCGTTGATATTAAGGAAATCAATCCGATTTATTATGAAACCTCTTATTACACTGAACCTGAAAAGCAAGGTAAAAAGGCTTATGCTTTATTATTGAAGGCATTAGAGAAATCGGCTAAAGCTGGCGTTGGTAGATTCGTATTAAGAAATACAGAGAATTTATGCGTTATCCATCCGATGGACGGCGTTATTGTGATCACTAAAATTCGATTTCAACAAGAAATAAGGGTTATGGATGAAATAACTAAAGTTGACGATGTAAATATTTCGAAAAAAGAAATGGATGTTGGTTTGGCACTCATAAAACAATACAGTTCTAAATTTGATTTAAGTGCCTTTAAAGATGATTATAGTGATGAATTGCTTAAGATAATTAAAGCAAAGGCAAAAGGAAAACGCGCTACGGTTAAAAAAATGAAACCTGTAAAGGCAAGTAGTGATGATTTATATGAACAATTAATGCAAAGTTTAGGTTCTAAAAAAGGAGCTTAA
- a CDS encoding alpha/beta hydrolase, which translates to MKRNSLKMASAIFAVAISVSACNSGSKSTTTTDSTTTDTTITGSASTTAIKPAGPAPEWGKTIKPEMQAVIEKLVSYGDKPLETLSAVDARKNHTPTDAVMDLVKENNITIPAAKVDTMGKDIDVAGGKIHLRIYTPKTGSGPFPLIVYYHGGGFVIANLDVYNASAQGLAEQVGAVVVSVAYRLAPENKFPTAHNDAFAAYEWAVKNASTIKADPAKIAVVGESAGGNLAANVSIMARDKKIMIPVHEVLVYPIAQANMNTESYKMNANAKPLNKAMMAWFTQKYLNTMIEAQNPKISLVNANLKGLPPTTIITAEIDPLHDDGVMLADKLKAAGVKVDSKNYDGVTHEFFGMAIVVPEAKAAQAYAADQLKAAFK; encoded by the coding sequence ATGAAAAGAAATTCATTAAAAATGGCCAGCGCCATATTCGCTGTAGCCATTTCGGTTTCCGCCTGTAACAGCGGAAGCAAATCAACAACAACAACGGATTCGACGACTACAGACACAACAATTACGGGTTCAGCATCTACAACAGCTATAAAACCTGCAGGACCAGCACCAGAATGGGGTAAAACCATTAAACCTGAAATGCAGGCAGTAATTGAAAAACTTGTAAGTTATGGAGATAAACCTTTAGAAACATTGAGTGCTGTTGATGCAAGAAAAAATCATACACCAACAGATGCTGTAATGGACTTAGTGAAAGAAAATAACATTACCATTCCTGCTGCAAAAGTAGATACTATGGGCAAAGATATTGACGTAGCTGGTGGCAAAATTCATTTGCGTATCTATACTCCAAAAACTGGAAGCGGTCCTTTTCCATTAATCGTTTATTACCATGGTGGAGGTTTTGTAATCGCTAATTTAGATGTTTACAATGCATCGGCACAAGGTTTGGCAGAGCAGGTTGGAGCAGTTGTTGTTTCTGTAGCTTACCGTTTAGCACCAGAAAATAAATTTCCAACAGCACATAACGATGCATTTGCAGCATATGAATGGGCTGTAAAAAATGCTTCAACCATAAAAGCGGATCCCGCTAAAATCGCCGTTGTAGGTGAAAGTGCAGGTGGAAACTTAGCAGCGAATGTTTCTATTATGGCAAGAGATAAAAAAATAATGATCCCTGTACATGAAGTTTTGGTTTATCCAATTGCTCAGGCTAATATGAATACAGAATCATATAAAATGAACGCAAATGCTAAACCGTTAAATAAAGCAATGATGGCTTGGTTTACTCAAAAATATTTGAACACAATGATTGAGGCGCAAAATCCAAAAATATCGTTAGTAAATGCAAACTTGAAAGGCTTACCTCCTACTACCATTATTACTGCAGAAATTGATCCATTACATGACGATGGTGTAATGTTAGCAGATAAATTAAAAGCTGCCGGTGTAAAAGTTGACAGTAAAAATTATGATGGCGTTACTCACGAATTTTTCGGAATGGCTATTGTAGTTCCAGAAGCTAAAGCAGCTCAAGCTTATGCAGCAGATCAATTGAAAGCCGCATTTAAATAG
- a CDS encoding STAS/SEC14 domain-containing protein: MLAEITGLPENIFGVRATGEVEGDDVKNVLLPGLKRTADTFNEIRYLLILDTSVKNFTAGAWVQDIKAGLQNFSNWRKIAILSDEKGVEWFTDLFTIATPGSSKGFKLNELEEAKSWLLVD; the protein is encoded by the coding sequence ATGCTAGCAGAAATAACGGGATTGCCAGAAAATATTTTTGGTGTTAGAGCAACAGGCGAAGTTGAGGGCGATGATGTAAAAAATGTATTGCTTCCAGGGTTGAAGAGAACTGCAGATACCTTTAACGAAATCCGCTATCTTTTAATATTAGATACTTCTGTGAAAAATTTTACAGCTGGGGCTTGGGTTCAAGATATAAAAGCTGGACTGCAAAATTTTTCAAATTGGAGAAAAATAGCAATATTGAGTGATGAAAAAGGTGTAGAATGGTTTACTGATCTTTTTACAATTGCAACGCCCGGAAGCTCAAAAGGATTTAAATTAAATGAGTTAGAAGAAGCAAAATCTTGGTTATTAGTTGATTAA